One Cryobacterium psychrophilum DNA segment encodes these proteins:
- a CDS encoding DUF2510 domain-containing protein — protein sequence MSNEIAATPQLPPAGWYTSPDNATLIRWWDGSGWTKHSTPKVAAPGAPPQVVYVSARPGEKTTGIAYLFIWLLGGVSAHNFYLGRIGPAIGFLALYWGGWALTGVGVGVVMLIAAVIWFIVDLCCIRQYVDEANAKL from the coding sequence ATGAGTAATGAAATAGCGGCGACGCCGCAACTGCCACCAGCGGGTTGGTACACGAGCCCAGACAATGCGACTTTGATCCGGTGGTGGGATGGCTCCGGTTGGACGAAACATTCCACGCCCAAAGTCGCCGCGCCGGGCGCGCCGCCGCAGGTCGTCTACGTGAGTGCACGACCCGGCGAGAAGACAACCGGGATCGCGTACCTGTTCATTTGGCTTTTGGGCGGGGTCTCGGCGCACAACTTTTATCTGGGCCGCATCGGGCCAGCCATCGGGTTCCTCGCCCTGTATTGGGGCGGGTGGGCGCTCACGGGCGTTGGTGTTGGCGTCGTCATGCTGATCGCAGCGGTCATCTGGTTCATCGTCGACCTGTGCTGCATCCGTCAATACGTGGACGAGGCTAACGCGAAGCTGTGA
- a CDS encoding type I restriction-modification system subunit M, translating into MAENNNGAFIWSIANLLRGTYKQSDYGKIVLPFTILRRLDAVLDPTKDAVLSEFEKRKNGNIPVEKLLPAVSKHDFYNTSLYTFEKLTGDPANVRANLLNYIEGFSANVRDIFDRYDFPAQIAKLDENGLLYLVVQKFAGVDLHPDRVSNTEMGLIFEELIRRFAESSNETAGEHFTPREVVRLIVSLLFTEHPDEDPNKSLSVPGAVRTVYDPTAGTGGMLSVADDYVRDHYPQASLTLVGQELNAESFAIAKADMVIKGQAIDNIIWGDTLTDDGHLGKTFDYGISNPPFGVEWKKQQTFVQKEYDQRGFDGRFGPGLPRVSDGSLLFLLHLVKKMRPKAEGGGRVGIVLNGSPLFTGGAGSGESNIRKYVIENDLLDAIIAMPTDLFYNTGIATYIWILDNDKPASRKGKIQLIDATGQWVKMRKSLGSKRRLISPEQIKDIVQLYGTHGEEAASMSTDASKIFATADFGYTTITVERPQQFNWAVTPERLALALAGKNIAAMAEQIELALLHLSTAREIKTDVAVFTTGIKKALAGAGVTLTTPQLQALVAGLAERDETAPVVTDSKGKPVPDTNLRDTENVPLTEDVDAYIQREIAPHVEHFWVDRIKDKIGYEIPFTRHFYKYVPPRSLEEIDADLNKLVQEITVLLGDAERA; encoded by the coding sequence ATGGCTGAGAACAACAACGGGGCATTCATCTGGTCGATCGCGAACCTGCTGCGCGGCACCTACAAACAATCCGATTACGGCAAGATCGTTCTTCCCTTCACGATCCTGCGTCGCCTCGACGCCGTGCTGGATCCTACGAAGGATGCCGTTCTCTCCGAGTTCGAAAAGCGCAAGAACGGCAATATCCCGGTCGAAAAGCTTCTCCCGGCGGTCTCCAAGCACGACTTCTATAACACCAGCCTGTATACCTTCGAGAAGCTCACTGGCGATCCCGCCAACGTGCGAGCGAACCTGCTCAACTACATCGAAGGTTTCTCCGCCAACGTGCGGGACATTTTCGACCGGTATGACTTCCCAGCGCAGATCGCCAAGCTCGACGAGAACGGCCTGCTTTACCTCGTCGTTCAGAAGTTCGCCGGCGTCGACCTGCACCCCGACCGGGTCAGCAATACCGAGATGGGCCTCATCTTCGAGGAACTTATCCGCAGATTCGCTGAGTCCTCCAACGAAACCGCCGGGGAACACTTCACCCCACGCGAAGTCGTACGCCTCATCGTCAGCCTCCTCTTCACCGAGCACCCCGACGAAGACCCCAACAAATCACTCAGCGTGCCCGGCGCGGTCCGCACCGTTTACGACCCCACCGCGGGCACAGGCGGGATGCTCAGCGTCGCCGACGACTACGTGCGCGACCACTACCCGCAAGCGTCCCTCACCCTTGTGGGCCAGGAACTAAACGCTGAGTCCTTTGCCATCGCCAAAGCCGACATGGTTATCAAAGGCCAGGCCATCGACAACATCATCTGGGGAGACACGCTCACCGACGACGGCCACCTCGGGAAGACCTTCGACTACGGCATCAGTAACCCGCCCTTCGGCGTCGAGTGGAAGAAACAGCAGACGTTCGTTCAGAAGGAATACGACCAGCGCGGATTTGACGGCCGTTTTGGACCCGGCCTCCCACGCGTCTCCGACGGTTCGCTGCTCTTCCTCCTACACCTGGTGAAAAAGATGCGCCCGAAAGCCGAAGGCGGTGGCCGGGTCGGCATCGTGCTGAACGGCAGCCCGCTTTTCACCGGCGGGGCAGGTTCGGGCGAGTCCAATATTCGTAAGTACGTGATCGAGAATGATCTCCTTGACGCCATCATCGCGATGCCCACCGACCTGTTCTACAACACCGGCATCGCCACGTACATCTGGATCCTCGACAACGACAAACCCGCCAGCCGCAAAGGCAAGATCCAACTCATCGACGCCACGGGCCAGTGGGTCAAAATGCGTAAGAGCCTCGGCTCCAAACGCCGCCTCATAAGCCCCGAACAGATCAAAGACATCGTGCAGCTCTACGGCACCCACGGCGAAGAAGCCGCATCGATGAGTACCGACGCCTCGAAGATCTTCGCGACCGCCGACTTTGGCTACACCACCATCACTGTCGAGCGACCCCAGCAGTTTAACTGGGCAGTCACCCCGGAACGCTTGGCGCTCGCGCTCGCCGGCAAGAACATCGCCGCTATGGCCGAGCAGATCGAGCTCGCGCTCCTACATCTCAGTACCGCTCGGGAGATCAAAACGGATGTCGCCGTCTTCACCACCGGCATAAAGAAGGCTCTCGCCGGTGCCGGCGTCACCCTCACCACTCCACAGTTGCAGGCCCTTGTCGCGGGGCTCGCGGAGCGCGACGAGACCGCGCCGGTAGTCACCGACAGCAAAGGCAAGCCAGTGCCCGACACCAACCTGAGAGACACGGAAAACGTGCCACTCACCGAGGACGTCGACGCCTACATCCAACGCGAAATCGCCCCGCACGTGGAGCACTTCTGGGTTGACCGCATCAAGGACAAGATCGGGTACGAGATCCCTTTCACCCGACACTTCTACAAGTACGTACCACCTCGGTCCCTTGAGGAAATCGACGCGGATCTCAACAAATTGGTGCAGGAAATCACAGTCCTACTTGGGGACGCTGAGCGGGCATGA